Proteins from a genomic interval of Bacillus sp. SM2101:
- a CDS encoding NYN domain-containing protein, whose product MDILIVDGYNIIGAWPNLRPLRDKDFNSARDNLINQMAEYQAYTGYRVIIVFDAHLVKGIEKKLKNHKVEIIFTRENETADERIEKLVKELNNIQTQIHVATSDYMEQWTIFGQGALRKSARELYNEMTAIKQRIEKKVKVTQQKKPKSKIHLSEEVAEIFEKWRRGQR is encoded by the coding sequence ATGGATATCCTGATTGTTGATGGATACAACATTATAGGGGCATGGCCAAACTTAAGACCTTTAAGGGATAAAGATTTTAACTCAGCTCGTGATAACTTAATCAATCAGATGGCTGAATATCAAGCTTATACTGGTTATAGAGTAATCATTGTTTTTGATGCTCACCTCGTTAAAGGCATTGAAAAGAAATTAAAAAACCACAAAGTAGAGATCATATTCACACGTGAGAATGAAACTGCAGATGAACGCATAGAGAAGCTAGTGAAAGAACTTAATAATATACAAACGCAAATTCATGTTGCAACATCGGATTATATGGAACAATGGACGATTTTTGGACAGGGTGCATTGAGAAAATCCGCACGAGAACTGTACAATGAAATGACCGCTATTAAACAGCGAATTGAGAAGAAGGTCAAAGTGACACAACAAAAAAAGCCAAAGTCTAAAATACATCTTAGTGAAGAAGTTGCAGAAATTTTCGAAAAATGGAGACGTGGACAACGATGA
- the rlmB gene encoding 23S rRNA (guanosine(2251)-2'-O)-methyltransferase RlmB: MNQEYIIGKNPVLEALKSKREINKIWIAEGSQRGQMQQVVQLAKDKQVPVSFVPKKKIDQMNDGNHQGVIAQVAAYEYASLDDLYRKAEEKGEMPFFILLDEIEDPHNLGSIMRTADAVGAHGIIIPKRRAVGLTATVAKASTGAIEYIPVAKVTNLSRTIEELKENGIWIIGTDANGQDDYRSIDGNMPLGLVIGSEGKGIGRLIKEKCDFLINLPMRGKVTSLNASVAAGLLMYEVYRKRIPLGD; encoded by the coding sequence ATGAATCAGGAATATATTATTGGTAAAAATCCTGTGTTAGAAGCGCTAAAATCAAAGCGCGAAATTAATAAGATTTGGATTGCTGAAGGATCACAAAGAGGGCAAATGCAACAGGTTGTTCAGCTTGCAAAGGATAAGCAAGTACCCGTTTCGTTTGTCCCAAAGAAAAAGATAGACCAAATGAATGATGGCAATCATCAAGGTGTTATTGCTCAAGTGGCTGCATACGAATACGCAAGCCTAGATGATCTATACCGTAAAGCAGAGGAAAAAGGAGAAATGCCCTTTTTTATCTTACTCGATGAAATTGAGGATCCGCATAACCTCGGTTCTATCATGCGAACTGCAGATGCAGTTGGTGCTCATGGCATTATTATTCCGAAAAGAAGAGCGGTAGGATTAACTGCAACTGTTGCTAAAGCTTCAACCGGAGCGATAGAGTATATTCCAGTAGCTAAGGTGACTAATTTGTCTCGCACTATAGAAGAGCTTAAAGAAAATGGCATATGGATCATTGGTACAGATGCAAATGGCCAAGATGACTACAGGAGCATTGACGGAAATATGCCTTTAGGACTTGTCATTGGTAGTGAAGGAAAAGGGATCGGAAGACTTATTAAAGAAAAATGTGATTTTCTCATTAATCTTCCTATGCGTGGGAAGGTAACATCTTTAAATGCATCGGTTGCTGCTGGCTTACTAATGTATGAGGTTTACCGTAAACGAATCCCGTTAGGGGACTAA
- a CDS encoding Mini-ribonuclease 3, translating to MLHSPNIIDVKQLNSLALAYMGDAVYESHVRHHLLIKGNIRPNQLHNIAKAYVSAKAQANVIHFFLQNDMLSIEEQTIVKRGRNAKSGTIPKNTDVQTYRYSTAFEALLGYHYLMGNEDRFEELVSESFQFIEKQKKGGK from the coding sequence ATGTTACATTCACCTAATATTATTGATGTGAAACAGTTAAACAGTCTAGCTTTAGCATATATGGGTGATGCTGTATACGAAAGTCATGTGCGGCATCACCTATTAATAAAGGGTAATATTAGACCTAATCAGTTACACAATATTGCTAAAGCATATGTGTCAGCAAAAGCGCAAGCGAATGTTATTCACTTCTTTCTCCAAAATGATATGCTTAGTATTGAAGAGCAAACAATCGTAAAAAGAGGGCGTAATGCAAAATCAGGTACCATTCCAAAAAATACAGATGTACAAACATATCGATATAGCACAGCCTTTGAAGCTTTATTAGGGTATCATTATTTAATGGGAAATGAAGATAGGTTTGAGGAGCTTGTAAGTGAATCTTTTCAATTTATTGAGAAACAAAAGAAAGGAGGTAAATGA
- the cysS gene encoding cysteine--tRNA ligase, with product MPIQIYNTLTRAKELFIPIEENKVTMYKCGPTVYNYIHIGNARPDIIYDTVRRYFEYRGYDVKYISNFTDVDDKIIKAANELGEDVPTVSERFIQAYFEDVSALGCKKADAHPRVTETMDIIIDFIQALIDKGYAYESGGDVYYKTREFDGYGKLSHQSIDELRVGARIEVDEKKNDSIDFVLWKAAKEGEISWESPWGLGRPGWHIECSAMVREYLGDTIDIHAGGQDLIFPHHENEIAQSEALTGKQLANYWMHNGYINIDNEKMSKSLGNFVLVHDIIKEHDPQVLRFFMLSVHYRNPINYNIELLQSAKSSLERLRTAYTNLKHRMNSSANLTTNDDEWIQNISQYKEKFIEEMDDDFNTANAITVLFDLSKTANLYLMEKNTSNQVIQQFVLLFEETFTVLGLTLENNELLDDEIEELIQQRIDARKNRDFALSDQIRDELKERNIILEDTAQGTRWRRG from the coding sequence ATGCCAATTCAAATTTATAATACACTTACGAGAGCAAAGGAATTATTCATTCCTATTGAGGAAAATAAGGTTACAATGTATAAGTGTGGACCAACAGTATATAACTATATCCATATTGGAAATGCACGACCTGATATTATATATGATACAGTTAGGAGATATTTTGAATATCGCGGGTATGATGTGAAATATATTTCCAACTTTACTGATGTTGATGATAAGATTATAAAAGCTGCTAACGAGTTAGGTGAGGACGTACCTACTGTCTCTGAGAGGTTTATTCAAGCATATTTTGAAGACGTTTCCGCGTTAGGATGCAAAAAAGCAGATGCTCATCCACGAGTCACAGAAACGATGGACATTATTATTGACTTTATTCAAGCTTTGATTGACAAAGGTTATGCTTATGAATCAGGTGGAGATGTTTATTACAAAACGCGTGAATTCGACGGATACGGAAAATTATCACATCAATCAATTGACGAACTGCGAGTGGGTGCTCGAATTGAAGTCGATGAGAAGAAAAACGATTCAATAGATTTTGTTCTTTGGAAAGCAGCCAAGGAAGGAGAGATTTCCTGGGAAAGCCCATGGGGCTTAGGTAGACCTGGTTGGCATATCGAATGTTCTGCAATGGTGCGAGAATATTTAGGAGATACAATAGATATTCATGCAGGAGGGCAAGACTTAATTTTTCCACATCATGAGAATGAGATAGCTCAATCAGAAGCTTTAACAGGAAAACAGCTTGCTAATTATTGGATGCATAATGGATATATCAATATAGATAACGAAAAGATGTCGAAATCATTAGGGAACTTTGTTTTGGTTCATGACATTATTAAAGAGCATGACCCACAAGTGTTGCGCTTTTTTATGCTATCTGTTCATTACCGCAATCCAATAAATTATAATATTGAATTACTTCAGAGTGCCAAAAGTAGCCTCGAGAGATTACGTACAGCATATACGAATTTAAAACATCGGATGAATAGCAGTGCTAATCTAACTACGAATGATGATGAATGGATTCAAAATATAAGTCAATATAAAGAGAAATTTATTGAAGAGATGGATGATGATTTTAATACTGCCAATGCAATTACAGTATTATTCGACCTTTCTAAAACTGCAAATCTATATTTAATGGAAAAAAACACTTCCAATCAAGTTATTCAACAATTTGTATTGCTCTTTGAAGAAACCTTTACCGTGCTTGGACTCACATTAGAAAATAACGAGCTACTTGATGATGAAATAGAAGAACTGATTCAACAAAGAATAGATGCTAGAAAGAATAGAGATTTTGCATTATCTGATCAAATTCGAGATGAGTTAAAAGAACGAAATATTATACTTGAAGACACAGCTCAAGGTACAAGATGGAGAAGAGGGTAA
- the epsC gene encoding serine O-acetyltransferase EpsC, translating into MIYGKYGPYSHFNIKPFDSIGILYIRIVLFQHMMGMVEALALFLSFEQIIRMEANTVFKMFKEDIEVIFEQDPAARSYIEVILTYSGLHAIWSHRIAHGLFKRKLFFLARLLSQISRFFTGIEIHPGAQIGRRLFIDHGMGVVIGETCEIGDNVTIYQGVTLGGTGKEKGKRHPTIKDNALIAAGAKVLGSITIGENSKIGGGSVVLHDVPDNSTAVGIPGRIVIKNGVRVKKDFNHRDLPDPIADRIREIELEMNELRNELAEMKERKIEHANSNL; encoded by the coding sequence ATGATTTATGGAAAATATGGCCCTTACAGTCATTTCAACATAAAACCATTTGATAGTATAGGCATTCTATACATTCGAATTGTCTTGTTTCAACACATGATGGGGATGGTTGAGGCTCTTGCACTTTTCTTGTCTTTTGAACAAATAATAAGGATGGAGGCGAACACCGTGTTTAAAATGTTTAAAGAAGATATTGAGGTGATTTTTGAGCAAGATCCAGCTGCAAGAAGCTATATTGAGGTGATCCTTACTTATTCTGGATTACATGCTATTTGGTCACATAGGATAGCTCACGGATTATTTAAGAGAAAACTGTTTTTTCTTGCTAGACTCTTATCACAAATAAGCAGGTTTTTTACTGGAATTGAAATTCATCCTGGTGCTCAAATAGGAAGGCGCTTATTTATTGATCATGGCATGGGAGTTGTCATAGGTGAGACTTGTGAAATTGGAGATAATGTTACGATTTATCAAGGTGTTACGTTAGGAGGAACAGGTAAGGAAAAGGGTAAGAGGCACCCAACTATTAAGGACAATGCACTTATCGCAGCAGGAGCAAAAGTACTAGGATCTATAACTATTGGAGAGAATTCAAAGATTGGGGGAGGCTCTGTTGTCTTACATGACGTTCCTGACAATTCTACAGCAGTTGGTATACCTGGAAGGATAGTTATAAAAAATGGTGTGCGTGTTAAAAAAGACTTTAATCATCGAGACTTACCAGACCCGATTGCCGATCGTATAAGAGAAATTGAATTAGAAATGAATGAATTACGAAATGAACTAGCAGAAATGAAAGAGAGGAAAATAGAACATGCCAATTCAAATTTATAA